A part of Amycolatopsis lurida genomic DNA contains:
- a CDS encoding fatty acyl-CoA synthetase, which translates to MTVPGYPSTVGRVLERSARRVPDRVALTFADRVWTYAELDRAAGRVAAKLLGRGLVHGDRVAAFGKNSDAYLLLYLGCARAGLVHVPVNFNARGEELEYLLTQSEPAVAFVDPSLAGYVDVDHVSTLDVLDWALDETVAPHDEFGVADEDLVQLLYTSGTTSRPKGAMLTHRALVHEYSSCIAALDLSDRDVPLHALPLYHSAQMHVFLMPGLAVGATNHLVESPDLVDIFARIPRQGITSLFFPPTVWVGLANHPGLVDADLSCLTKAYYGASIMPVPVLKALRSRLPEVGFYNCFGQSEIGPLATVLRPEEHDARPDSVGRPVLFVETRVVDAELNDLPPGELGEVVYRSPQLCTGYWGKPEESVEAFAGGWFHSGDLVRQDEEGYLFVVDRIKDVVNTGGVLVASREVEDALYAHPAVAEVAVVGLPHERWIEAISAVVVAKEPVEEAELIEFAKKSLAAHKVPKSVHFVGELPKNASGKLLKRELRQQFGGSASAIGV; encoded by the coding sequence ATGACCGTTCCCGGCTACCCCAGCACCGTCGGCCGCGTCCTGGAGCGGAGCGCGCGCCGCGTCCCGGACCGGGTCGCCCTCACGTTCGCCGATCGCGTGTGGACCTACGCGGAACTCGACCGCGCGGCGGGCCGGGTCGCGGCGAAACTGCTCGGCCGCGGGCTCGTCCACGGTGACCGCGTCGCGGCCTTCGGCAAGAACTCCGACGCATACCTGTTGCTGTACCTCGGTTGCGCGCGGGCCGGGCTGGTGCACGTGCCGGTGAACTTCAACGCGCGCGGTGAAGAACTCGAGTACCTGCTCACGCAGTCCGAGCCCGCCGTCGCCTTCGTCGACCCCTCGCTGGCCGGGTACGTCGATGTCGATCACGTGTCCACACTGGACGTTCTGGACTGGGCGCTGGACGAAACCGTCGCGCCGCACGACGAGTTCGGGGTCGCGGACGAAGACCTCGTCCAGCTGCTCTACACGTCCGGGACGACCTCGCGGCCGAAGGGCGCGATGCTCACCCACCGCGCACTGGTGCACGAGTATTCGTCCTGTATCGCGGCGCTCGACCTGAGTGACCGTGACGTGCCACTGCACGCGCTGCCGCTGTACCACTCGGCCCAGATGCACGTCTTCCTCATGCCGGGCCTGGCCGTCGGCGCGACGAACCATCTCGTCGAGTCGCCCGACCTCGTCGACATCTTCGCGCGGATTCCCCGCCAGGGCATCACTTCCCTGTTCTTCCCGCCGACCGTCTGGGTGGGACTCGCGAACCATCCCGGTCTCGTGGACGCGGATCTGAGTTGCCTCACCAAGGCTTATTACGGCGCGTCGATCATGCCGGTCCCGGTCCTGAAAGCACTGCGCTCGCGACTGCCGGAAGTCGGTTTCTACAACTGCTTCGGCCAGTCGGAGATCGGTCCACTCGCGACGGTGCTGCGGCCGGAAGAGCACGATGCGCGGCCGGATTCCGTCGGCCGCCCGGTCCTCTTCGTCGAGACACGAGTGGTGGACGCCGAGCTGAACGACCTTCCGCCGGGCGAGCTCGGCGAGGTCGTGTACCGCTCTCCCCAGCTGTGCACCGGCTACTGGGGCAAACCCGAGGAGTCGGTGGAGGCGTTCGCGGGTGGCTGGTTCCACTCCGGTGACCTGGTGCGCCAGGACGAGGAGGGTTACCTGTTCGTCGTCGACCGGATCAAGGACGTCGTCAACACCGGTGGCGTCCTGGTCGCGTCGCGCGAGGTGGAAGACGCGCTGTACGCGCATCCCGCCGTCGCGGAAGTCGCCGTCGTCGGCCTGCCGCACGAACGCTGGATCGAGGCGATCTCGGCGGTCGTCGTGGCGAAGGAGCCCGTCGAGGAAGCGGAACTGATCGAGTTCGCCAAGAAGTCGCTGGCGGCGCACAAGGTGCCGAAGTCGGTGCACTTCGTCGGCGAACTGCCGAAGAACGCGTCCGGGAAACTGCTCAAACGCGAGCTGCGGCAACAGTTCGGCGGGTCAGCGTCCGCGATCGGTGTCTAG
- a CDS encoding GNAT family N-acetyltransferase: MEAPLRLGPVDAGEVLTLQRAAYVPEAREHENLDLPPLLETFDQAKDALGDPACFAWGIRESGRLVASVRMVVDGEAGLVGRLIVAPDRQGHGLGSSLLLAAEAAAPPSVTVFRLFTGERSAGPLRMYRKLGYVETHRTPEKHYELVHFEKPRVRTGGPVR; encoded by the coding sequence ATGGAGGCGCCGCTCCGGCTCGGCCCCGTGGACGCGGGTGAAGTGCTCACGCTGCAACGTGCGGCGTACGTCCCGGAGGCCAGGGAGCACGAGAACCTCGACCTCCCACCGCTGCTGGAGACCTTCGACCAGGCCAAGGACGCCCTGGGCGACCCCGCTTGTTTCGCCTGGGGCATCAGGGAATCCGGACGGCTGGTGGCGAGCGTCCGGATGGTCGTGGACGGCGAGGCCGGTCTCGTCGGCAGGCTCATCGTGGCTCCGGACCGGCAGGGACACGGCCTCGGCAGCTCGTTGCTGCTCGCCGCCGAGGCGGCCGCGCCGCCCTCGGTGACCGTGTTCCGCCTGTTCACCGGGGAGCGGAGCGCCGGTCCGCTGCGGATGTACCGGAAGCTCGGCTACGTCGAGACGCACCGCACGCCCGAGAAGCACTACGAACTGGTCCACTTCGAAAAGCCCCGCGTGCGGACCGGCGGCCCAGTTCGTTAG
- a CDS encoding aldose 1-epimerase family protein translates to MANPTGEQFEITRGNARAVVTEIGAGLRAFEVGGVPYVEAFAEDEKPPKGAGQVLLPWPNRTKGGQWVHQGEKQQLPITEAARGNAIHGLTRHEEWELLEHAESSITLAIDVPAQEGWPVPLRATITYEIAPRELVVTHEIRNEGESPIGVGLGTHPYFRIGDVPTDELTLTLPASRVRPYRGDEQMPYADEQDVEGTEYDFRSGKVLEGVDLDTAFGGLSVAEDGNHHHVLSHGERELLVWAGPDFRWAQVFTPDDLVGRGRAVAIEPMTCPADALNTGTDLIDLEPASSWTGSWGIRVR, encoded by the coding sequence ATGGCCAATCCCACCGGAGAGCAGTTCGAGATCACCCGCGGCAACGCGCGCGCCGTCGTCACCGAGATCGGTGCCGGGTTGCGCGCGTTCGAGGTCGGCGGAGTGCCCTACGTCGAGGCGTTCGCCGAGGACGAGAAGCCGCCGAAGGGCGCCGGGCAGGTGCTGCTGCCCTGGCCGAACCGCACCAAGGGCGGCCAGTGGGTACACCAGGGTGAGAAACAACAGCTCCCCATCACCGAGGCGGCGCGCGGCAACGCGATCCACGGCCTGACCCGGCACGAGGAGTGGGAGCTTCTCGAGCACGCGGAGTCGTCGATCACGCTGGCCATCGACGTTCCGGCGCAGGAGGGCTGGCCGGTGCCGCTGCGCGCGACGATCACCTACGAGATCGCGCCGCGCGAACTGGTCGTGACGCACGAGATCCGCAACGAGGGTGAGAGCCCGATCGGCGTCGGGCTCGGCACGCACCCTTACTTCCGCATCGGCGACGTGCCCACCGACGAGCTGACCCTGACGCTGCCCGCGAGCCGGGTCCGCCCGTATCGCGGCGACGAGCAGATGCCGTACGCCGACGAGCAGGACGTCGAGGGGACCGAGTACGACTTCCGGTCCGGCAAGGTGCTCGAAGGCGTCGATCTCGACACGGCGTTCGGCGGACTGAGTGTCGCCGAGGACGGCAACCACCACCACGTCCTCTCGCACGGGGAGCGGGAGCTGCTGGTCTGGGCCGGGCCCGACTTCCGCTGGGCGCAGGTGTTCACCCCGGACGACCTGGTCGGCCGCGGCCGGGCGGTGGCGATCGAGCCGATGACCTGCCCCGCCGACGCGCTCAACACCGGCACCGACCTGATCGACCTGGAGCCCGCGTCGTCGTGGACCGGGAGCTGGGGAATCCGGGTGCGCTGA